The following proteins are encoded in a genomic region of Nonomuraea muscovyensis:
- a CDS encoding SDR family NAD(P)-dependent oxidoreductase, which translates to MTTARVWFITGASRGLGRAFAEAALAAGDRVVAAARDVEPLTDLAAAYPDALVRLPLDVSDRAAVRDGVDRAVAAFGRLDIVVNNAGGMLFGMVEEATEEQIRAHFDVNFFGAVWVAQAVVPHLRAQGSGRILQITSMGAGGGFASVGYYSAGKAALDSVSEALAMEVAPFGVKVTIVGPGGYNTGLFTKGTTTTEPRPEYEELRARLAEMWGDDAGPDPSTAAPVIMELVDLPEPPVRLIVGSASYDMVQQMDEARTAEYRAWEHLSRKAPG; encoded by the coding sequence ATGACGACCGCCAGAGTTTGGTTCATCACCGGCGCGTCCAGGGGGCTCGGCAGGGCGTTCGCCGAAGCCGCGCTGGCCGCCGGAGATCGGGTCGTGGCCGCCGCCCGCGACGTCGAGCCGCTCACCGACCTGGCCGCCGCCTACCCGGACGCCCTCGTCCGGCTGCCGCTGGACGTCTCCGACCGCGCGGCCGTCCGGGACGGCGTGGACCGGGCGGTGGCGGCCTTCGGCCGGCTCGACATCGTGGTCAACAACGCCGGCGGGATGCTGTTCGGCATGGTCGAGGAGGCCACCGAGGAGCAGATCCGCGCCCACTTCGACGTCAACTTCTTCGGCGCCGTGTGGGTGGCTCAGGCCGTCGTGCCCCACCTGCGGGCGCAGGGGTCGGGGCGCATCCTCCAGATCACCTCGATGGGGGCGGGCGGCGGGTTCGCGTCGGTGGGCTACTACTCGGCGGGCAAGGCGGCACTCGACTCGGTCAGCGAGGCACTGGCGATGGAGGTGGCGCCGTTCGGGGTCAAGGTGACGATCGTCGGGCCCGGCGGGTACAACACCGGGCTGTTCACGAAGGGCACCACGACGACCGAGCCCCGGCCCGAGTACGAGGAGTTGCGCGCCCGCCTCGCGGAGATGTGGGGCGACGACGCCGGCCCGGACCCGAGCACCGCCGCGCCGGTCATCATGGAGCTGGTCGACCTGCCGGAGCCGCCGGTGCGGCTGATCGTCGGGAGTGCCTCCTACGACATGGTCCAGCAGATGGACGAGGCCCGGACCGCCGAGTATCGCGCCTGGGAGCACCTCAGCCGCAAGGCTCCGGGCTGA
- a CDS encoding NAD(P)-dependent oxidoreductase, whose product MKLVIFGANGPTGRLATTQALAEGHPVTAVTRHPEAFPISHPALDVVKADALDPVAVDRAVDGRDAVISTLGVPYGSEAPTTMSESARNIVEAMAVHGIRRLVCVTSTGVPMRPPPGETLVYRKVVVPLLLRMGRPLYEDAGRMEEIVAGTDLDWTVIRPSGLFDAHAVTDYTVGPPQMIGRFTSRRDLADALIREAVEDRNVRSIVEVITTEGTPSLYRVFVKEALRIGSG is encoded by the coding sequence GTGAAGCTTGTGATCTTCGGGGCCAACGGCCCGACAGGGCGGCTCGCGACCACCCAGGCGCTCGCCGAGGGCCACCCGGTCACCGCGGTCACCCGGCATCCGGAGGCGTTCCCGATCAGCCATCCCGCGCTGGACGTCGTGAAGGCGGACGCCCTGGATCCCGTGGCGGTGGATCGGGCGGTGGACGGGCGCGACGCGGTGATCTCGACGCTCGGCGTCCCCTACGGCTCCGAGGCACCCACCACCATGTCCGAGTCCGCCAGGAACATCGTCGAGGCCATGGCCGTGCATGGCATCCGGCGCCTGGTGTGCGTCACCTCGACCGGCGTGCCGATGAGACCCCCGCCCGGCGAGACCCTCGTCTATCGCAAGGTGGTCGTGCCGTTGCTCCTCAGGATGGGCCGTCCGCTGTACGAGGACGCCGGCCGCATGGAAGAGATCGTGGCCGGCACCGACCTCGACTGGACCGTCATCCGCCCCTCAGGGCTGTTCGACGCCCATGCGGTCACCGACTACACCGTCGGCCCACCGCAGATGATCGGCCGGTTCACCTCCCGTCGTGACCTGGCCGATGCGCTCATCCGTGAGGCCGTCGAGGATCGCAACGTCCGTTCCATCGTCGAGGTCATCACCACCGAGGGCACGCCGAGCCTCTACCGCGTGTTCGTGAAGGAAGCGCTCCGCATCGGCAGCGGGTGA
- a CDS encoding TetR/AcrR family transcriptional regulator, whose translation MSEEQGQRRYDSLRRTTQALETRAEIARAARTLFLARGWAQTTVRDVAREAGVSVPTVYSTYGNKVGLARALADSADLSGDAPQLLAELEDPGADPARQLSAMAGFDRRLYERAGDIIVLLREAGRTEPDLATVYRDGRRRADETRVQVFSSWPKEVLRAGLDVETAVDVYAAICNIDAYATLTTERGWSPDRVERWWGDVLARELLT comes from the coding sequence ATGAGCGAGGAACAAGGGCAGCGTCGCTACGATTCGCTGCGCCGCACCACCCAGGCACTGGAGACCCGGGCCGAGATCGCCCGCGCCGCGCGCACGCTGTTCCTCGCCCGAGGATGGGCGCAGACGACAGTGCGCGACGTGGCCCGTGAAGCCGGCGTGTCCGTGCCGACGGTCTACTCGACGTACGGGAACAAGGTCGGGCTGGCCCGGGCTCTGGCCGACTCGGCCGACCTGAGCGGCGACGCGCCGCAACTGCTGGCCGAGCTGGAAGACCCCGGGGCGGATCCGGCGCGGCAGCTCAGCGCGATGGCCGGCTTCGACCGCCGGCTGTACGAGCGCGCGGGCGACATCATCGTGCTCCTGCGCGAGGCGGGCCGCACCGAGCCGGACCTGGCCACGGTGTACCGCGACGGCCGCCGTCGTGCCGACGAGACTCGCGTCCAGGTGTTCTCGTCGTGGCCGAAGGAGGTCCTGCGCGCCGGCCTGGACGTGGAGACCGCCGTCGACGTCTACGCGGCCATCTGCAACATCGACGCCTACGCCACGCTCACCACCGAGCGCGGCTGGTCACCCGATCGCGTCGAGCGATGGTGGGGCGATGTCCTGGCCCGTGAGCTGCTGACCTGA
- a CDS encoding pyridoxamine 5'-phosphate oxidase family protein has translation MIAAFLREPRVATLTTLRPDGSPHVTAVRFTWDEQAALARVLTVATSRKARNLTARPGGRAALCQVDGFRWATLEGSVALSDDPRRVAEAVRRYTARYGTPPPAPPGRVVIEIAIDRITSLNL, from the coding sequence GTGATCGCCGCCTTCCTGCGCGAGCCGCGCGTGGCCACCCTGACCACGCTGCGGCCCGACGGCTCCCCCCACGTCACGGCCGTCCGCTTCACCTGGGACGAGCAAGCGGCCCTGGCCCGCGTGCTGACCGTCGCCACCTCCCGCAAGGCCCGCAACCTCACCGCCCGCCCGGGCGGGCGCGCCGCGCTCTGCCAGGTGGACGGCTTCCGCTGGGCCACGCTCGAAGGCTCCGTCGCCCTCTCAGACGACCCCCGCCGCGTCGCAGAGGCCGTCCGCCGCTACACCGCGCGGTACGGCACGCCGCCACCCGCACCGCCCGGCCGCGTCGTCATCGAGATCGCGATCGACCGGATCACCTCCCTCAACCTCTGA
- a CDS encoding haloalkane dehalogenase, protein MPLQPVLDSTMYYRDLGTGSPMVFLHGNPTSSHLWRHILPAIGSGRRLAPDLIGMGQSGKPVIDYTFADHARYLDAWFDALDLHDVILVGHDWGGALAFDRAARHPERVRGIAFTETIVKPMSWQEFPDGGRELFQAIKTPDVGEAMILDDSAFLLGLPGTVATPMAEEELAVYTRPYPTRESRLPLLRWARSMPLGGEPADVVARVEAYDRWLATSEVPKLLITFRPGPGTMMTPEVVDWCARNMAALEIERHDGVAGHHTPEDQPAAIAEAVERWAAGL, encoded by the coding sequence ATGCCCCTTCAGCCGGTTCTCGACTCCACGATGTACTACCGCGACCTCGGCACCGGATCGCCGATGGTCTTCCTGCACGGCAATCCGACCTCCTCCCACCTGTGGCGGCACATCCTGCCCGCCATCGGCTCCGGCCGCCGCCTGGCGCCCGACCTGATCGGCATGGGACAGTCGGGCAAGCCCGTCATCGACTACACCTTCGCCGACCACGCCCGCTACCTGGACGCCTGGTTCGACGCGCTGGACCTGCACGACGTGATCCTCGTCGGCCACGACTGGGGCGGCGCGCTGGCCTTCGACCGGGCGGCGCGGCATCCGGAGCGGGTACGCGGCATCGCCTTCACCGAGACCATCGTCAAACCCATGTCCTGGCAGGAGTTCCCCGACGGCGGGCGCGAGCTGTTCCAGGCGATCAAGACCCCGGACGTCGGGGAAGCCATGATCCTCGACGACAGCGCCTTCCTCCTGGGTCTACCCGGCACCGTCGCCACCCCGATGGCCGAGGAGGAACTGGCGGTCTACACCCGGCCGTACCCGACCAGGGAGAGCCGCCTGCCGCTGCTGCGGTGGGCGCGTTCGATGCCGCTCGGCGGCGAGCCCGCCGACGTGGTGGCCCGGGTCGAGGCGTACGACCGGTGGCTGGCCACTTCTGAGGTGCCCAAGCTGCTGATCACCTTTCGGCCGGGCCCGGGGACGATGATGACCCCGGAGGTGGTCGACTGGTGCGCGCGGAACATGGCCGCCCTGGAGATCGAACGGCACGACGGCGTCGCCGGCCACCACACCCCGGAGGACCAGCCGGCGGCGATCGCCGAGGCCGTCGAGCGCTGGGCCGCCGGACTGTGA
- a CDS encoding DinB family protein → MIWTAPEVTRPEGALLAPEAELLRGLLDWHRSTLLHKCAGLTGEQLATAPVPGSNLSLLGLIRHLSKVERIWFRRSFLGEDVPILYSTPERPDADFDDLDPAQAETDYARLLEEQELARKATAGVPLDTTFANTKLGTVSLRLVFNHMIGEYARHNGHADMIRQGVDGVTGA, encoded by the coding sequence ATGATCTGGACTGCTCCCGAGGTGACGCGTCCCGAGGGGGCGCTGCTCGCACCCGAGGCCGAGCTGCTGCGCGGCCTGCTCGACTGGCACCGCTCGACCCTGCTGCACAAGTGCGCCGGACTCACCGGCGAGCAGCTCGCCACCGCGCCCGTCCCCGGGTCCAACCTGTCGCTGCTCGGGCTGATCCGGCACCTGTCGAAGGTGGAGCGCATCTGGTTCCGGCGGTCCTTCCTCGGCGAGGACGTCCCCATCCTGTACTCCACGCCCGAACGGCCCGACGCCGACTTCGACGACCTCGACCCGGCCCAGGCCGAGACCGACTACGCGCGGCTGCTGGAGGAGCAGGAACTGGCCCGTAAGGCGACGGCCGGGGTCCCGCTCGACACCACGTTCGCGAACACCAAGCTGGGCACGGTGTCGCTACGGCTCGTGTTCAACCACATGATCGGCGAGTACGCCCGGCACAACGGCCACGCCGACATGATCCGGCAGGGCGTGGACGGCGTCACCGGCGCCTGA
- a CDS encoding trypsin-like serine protease: MTATPAAAITNGLADGDAHPEVGALVAEKPHPDNTWTYCTGTLISPTVFLTAAHCGEPGQKTAQVTFASQYEPGSKLYTGRYIPDPRFRMKSAPHDMAVVVFDKPVPGIRPARLPASGMLDRLKAEGKLASARFTPVGYGSLAPTRKARGERFHFTDTRHRASISFKDLSRQWLDLFMTSKGDGSTCTGDSGGPNFLGGPDSHLLVAVSISGADDACKGINYDYRLDSASARHFLGKYVTLPEAAPAGRQAA; this comes from the coding sequence TTGACTGCCACGCCCGCCGCCGCCATTACCAACGGTTTGGCCGACGGTGACGCCCACCCGGAAGTGGGGGCTCTCGTCGCCGAGAAGCCGCATCCCGACAACACCTGGACCTACTGCACCGGCACGCTCATCTCGCCGACGGTCTTCCTCACGGCCGCTCACTGCGGGGAGCCCGGCCAGAAGACGGCCCAGGTCACCTTCGCCAGCCAGTACGAACCCGGCAGCAAGCTCTACACGGGCCGGTACATACCCGACCCGCGGTTCAGGATGAAGTCGGCTCCGCACGACATGGCCGTGGTCGTCTTCGACAAGCCCGTCCCGGGCATCCGGCCCGCCCGGTTGCCCGCCTCCGGCATGCTCGATCGTCTCAAGGCCGAGGGGAAGCTGGCGTCCGCACGTTTCACGCCCGTCGGGTACGGCTCCCTCGCCCCCACCAGGAAGGCGCGCGGCGAGCGGTTCCACTTCACCGACACCCGCCACCGGGCGTCCATCTCGTTCAAGGACCTGTCCCGCCAATGGCTGGATCTGTTCATGACGTCCAAGGGGGACGGCAGCACCTGCACCGGCGACTCGGGCGGCCCGAACTTCCTGGGCGGGCCCGACTCGCACCTCCTCGTGGCCGTGTCGATCAGCGGAGCCGACGACGCCTGCAAGGGGATCAACTACGACTACCGCCTGGACAGCGCCTCGGCCCGGCACTTCCTCGGCAAGTACGTCACCCTTCCCGAGGCTGCCCCTGCCGGTCGGCAGGCAGCGTGA
- a CDS encoding discoidin domain-containing protein — MIRTGALACVAVLLAVATPTSAQAAPVWTLRWAPNPATTGMGAWESVEDDRADSHPSAGAHIKVSGDAYRFDMHTVDRDTSTDRQRHEVTGNRTSSSSSLRWLEGETWRVTYSMYIPSSLRATTSFTHIFQTKKPGAGGAPITVTSLRRVNGVQTIEHKIFEPGILVGRTDLEPLQNKWIDIDYEIKIGDGTAGAVRWVVRSGGTTIVDATRTGVDTFISDRVRPKWGIYRSLGDTSGSLRDTYLLLRNLKSYQLTSGSPTPTPTPTPTAGAVSRGRPATASSTEGSGFEAAGAVDGDPTTRWASAEGSDPQWLRVDLGRSYPISRVRLDWEAAYASGYRIQVSDDGFTWRDLYTTASGDGGIDDLTNLSGSGRHVRVYGTARGTPWGYSLHEFEVYSG; from the coding sequence ATGATCCGAACCGGCGCATTGGCCTGCGTCGCCGTACTCCTCGCCGTTGCGACGCCCACCTCCGCGCAGGCCGCCCCCGTCTGGACGCTGCGCTGGGCGCCGAACCCGGCCACGACCGGGATGGGCGCCTGGGAGTCCGTCGAGGACGACCGCGCGGACTCCCATCCCTCGGCCGGCGCGCACATCAAGGTCTCCGGTGACGCCTACCGCTTCGACATGCACACGGTGGACCGCGACACCTCCACCGACCGCCAGCGCCACGAGGTGACCGGCAACCGTACCTCGTCCTCCTCCTCCCTGCGGTGGCTGGAGGGAGAGACCTGGCGCGTGACCTACTCGATGTACATCCCCAGCTCCCTGCGGGCCACGACGAGCTTCACCCACATCTTCCAGACCAAGAAGCCGGGCGCGGGCGGCGCGCCGATCACCGTCACCTCGCTGCGGCGCGTCAATGGTGTGCAGACCATCGAGCACAAGATCTTCGAGCCCGGCATCCTGGTGGGCAGGACCGACCTGGAGCCGCTCCAGAACAAGTGGATCGACATCGACTACGAGATCAAGATCGGTGACGGCACGGCAGGGGCCGTCCGCTGGGTGGTCAGGAGCGGCGGTACCACCATCGTGGACGCCACCAGGACCGGCGTCGACACCTTCATCTCCGACCGGGTGCGGCCCAAGTGGGGCATCTACCGCTCGCTGGGCGACACCTCCGGATCCCTCCGGGACACCTACCTGCTGCTGCGCAACCTGAAGTCCTACCAGCTCACCAGCGGCAGCCCGACCCCGACCCCGACACCCACCCCGACCGCGGGAGCGGTCTCGCGCGGCAGGCCCGCCACCGCCTCCTCCACCGAAGGCTCCGGCTTCGAGGCGGCCGGGGCCGTCGACGGCGACCCCACCACCAGGTGGGCCTCCGCCGAAGGCTCCGACCCTCAGTGGCTCCGCGTCGACCTCGGCCGGAGCTACCCCATCTCCCGCGTCAGGCTGGACTGGGAGGCCGCCTACGCCTCCGGATACCGCATCCAGGTCTCCGACGACGGCTTCACCTGGCGGGACCTCTACACCACCGCCTCCGGCGACGGCGGGATCGACGACCTGACGAACCTGTCCGGCTCCGGACGCCACGTCAGGGTGTACGGCACGGCTCGCGGCACCCCGTGGGGCTACTCGCTTCACGAGTTCGAGGTCTACAGCGGCTAG
- a CDS encoding SMI1/KNR4 family protein, with product MSTPDAPRLPWLDLLGRVSKVASSGASEDRIARLEERLGTRLPPSYRAFLHLADGWGEGTLRASDEVGWLRDLDPHVAATGSEDDGYAIPSASDEDYFVYGDEQDTVFYRPEYLPGTLLIGEFDDGVYLLNPHVTTPEEEWEAWYLAPWLPGAQRFRSFWDLMNDEFERFADHYA from the coding sequence ATGAGCACTCCTGACGCTCCTCGCCTCCCGTGGCTCGACCTCCTCGGGCGGGTGAGTAAGGTCGCCTCGTCCGGCGCGAGCGAAGACCGGATCGCGCGACTCGAAGAACGTCTCGGCACCCGCCTGCCGCCGAGCTACCGGGCGTTTCTCCACCTCGCCGACGGGTGGGGCGAGGGCACGTTGCGGGCGTCAGACGAGGTCGGATGGTTGCGCGACCTCGACCCGCACGTGGCCGCCACGGGATCGGAGGACGACGGGTACGCAATCCCCAGCGCGTCCGACGAGGACTACTTCGTCTACGGCGACGAGCAGGACACGGTCTTCTACCGGCCCGAGTATCTGCCGGGCACGCTACTGATCGGTGAGTTCGACGACGGCGTCTATCTTCTCAACCCGCACGTCACGACCCCGGAGGAAGAGTGGGAGGCGTGGTATCTCGCGCCCTGGTTGCCGGGCGCCCAGCGCTTTCGCTCCTTCTGGGATCTCATGAATGACGAATTCGAGAGGTTCGCGGACCACTACGCGTAG
- a CDS encoding MFS transporter: MTTPAPARASQQVPQRTAAPKLILATTFMGIFLLNLDAMAMNVALPGIGRALGGSTAGLQWIVNAYTLMFAALLLSAGTLSDRIGASRAFGAGVALFTVASAACALAPGLGELIAARLIQGSAAAVMLPSSLALVRQAFPDAAERARAIALWTVGGAVAIAAGPVAGGVLSSTLSWRAIFVVNLPVGIATLAVLTRAERSPRRATPLDPYGQLTAIVALAALTFGVIDGGENGFGEPAVLGCLGLAAVATAAFIMIEARTAAPMVPLDLFRSRSVTVSVVIGFVINAAFYGLVFVLSLFLQDVLNLSAMAAGLMFLPMMAVIAGANLASARAAARFGPRMPIAVGQAVFGLAMFGLLWMDQGTSRPVIAAMLIPAGLGMGLAVPSLTAVLLNDIDADRAGMAAGILNSVRQTGGALAVAVFGALVAYQGEFIVGLRVATCVAAVMLVATTAAALMLPRGRG, from the coding sequence ATGACCACTCCCGCGCCGGCCCGCGCGTCACAGCAGGTTCCGCAACGCACGGCCGCACCGAAGCTCATCCTGGCGACCACGTTCATGGGCATCTTTCTGCTCAACCTCGACGCCATGGCGATGAACGTGGCGCTGCCCGGGATCGGGCGGGCCCTCGGCGGCAGCACGGCGGGACTGCAATGGATCGTGAACGCCTACACGCTGATGTTCGCCGCGCTCCTGCTTTCCGCGGGCACGCTCTCCGACCGCATCGGGGCGAGCCGCGCGTTCGGCGCCGGCGTGGCGCTCTTCACGGTCGCCTCGGCGGCCTGCGCACTGGCGCCGGGGCTGGGCGAGCTGATCGCCGCCCGCCTGATCCAGGGGAGCGCCGCGGCCGTCATGCTGCCCTCCTCGCTGGCCCTCGTCCGGCAGGCCTTCCCGGACGCGGCCGAACGGGCACGGGCCATCGCGCTGTGGACCGTCGGCGGAGCCGTCGCGATCGCTGCCGGCCCGGTGGCCGGCGGGGTGCTGTCCAGCACGCTGAGCTGGCGGGCGATCTTCGTCGTCAACCTGCCCGTCGGCATCGCCACCCTCGCGGTGCTGACTCGCGCGGAGCGCTCGCCGCGCCGTGCCACGCCGCTCGATCCGTACGGCCAGCTCACGGCGATCGTCGCGCTCGCGGCGCTCACCTTCGGGGTGATCGACGGAGGGGAGAACGGCTTCGGCGAGCCCGCGGTGCTGGGCTGCCTGGGGCTCGCCGCGGTGGCGACGGCCGCGTTCATCATGATCGAGGCACGTACCGCCGCGCCGATGGTCCCGCTCGACCTCTTCCGTTCGCGCTCGGTGACGGTCTCGGTCGTGATCGGCTTCGTCATCAATGCCGCGTTCTACGGGCTGGTGTTCGTGCTGAGCCTGTTCTTGCAGGACGTTCTGAACCTGTCCGCCATGGCCGCGGGACTGATGTTCCTCCCGATGATGGCCGTGATCGCCGGAGCCAACCTGGCCTCGGCCAGGGCTGCGGCACGCTTCGGGCCGCGGATGCCGATCGCCGTGGGACAAGCGGTCTTCGGGCTGGCGATGTTCGGCCTGCTCTGGATGGACCAGGGGACCAGCAGGCCGGTGATCGCGGCGATGCTCATCCCGGCCGGCCTCGGCATGGGTCTCGCCGTACCTTCCCTGACCGCCGTCCTGCTGAACGACATCGACGCGGATCGGGCCGGAATGGCCGCCGGGATCCTCAACTCCGTCCGGCAGACGGGCGGCGCGCTCGCCGTGGCCGTCTTCGGAGCCCTGGTCGCCTACCAGGGGGAGTTCATCGTGGGTCTGCGGGTCGCCACGTGCGTCGCGGCGGTGATGCTGGTGGCCACCACGGCCGCGGCCCTCATGCTGCCGCGCGGCCGTGGCTGA
- a CDS encoding helix-turn-helix transcriptional regulator, which yields MTEFGKFLLARRGGIRPADVGLPAGTGTRRTPGLRREELAALAGVSIDYYVRLERGKETRPSPSVVEALADALRLTEEERGFLRELAARAARRAPAPRPLPSRRVRPTVRQLLETLRPNPAYVVSRTYDLLAANPGGLRLLHGIADWPEPQRNTVRYTFLHPAARELWTDWEQKAKGCVAQLRAIAGTDPDAPDLASLVGELIVKSPDFNRLWERYEVRTIGDGKKTLRHPEVGTMTLSHEGLSLNRAQGQRLVVYMAPPGSPDHDAMTLLDLAASGASGDSGDGETAPVAPSRGVPSRIDAPGAK from the coding sequence ATGACCGAGTTCGGGAAGTTTCTGCTGGCTCGCCGTGGCGGCATACGCCCGGCAGACGTCGGACTGCCCGCCGGAACCGGCACGCGCCGGACACCGGGTCTGCGCCGGGAGGAGCTGGCGGCGCTGGCCGGCGTGAGCATCGACTACTACGTACGTCTGGAACGCGGCAAGGAGACCCGTCCGAGCCCCTCCGTGGTCGAGGCGCTGGCCGACGCGCTCCGCCTCACCGAGGAGGAGCGCGGCTTCCTGCGCGAGCTGGCGGCGCGGGCGGCGCGGCGCGCGCCCGCGCCCCGTCCCCTGCCATCGCGGCGGGTCCGTCCGACCGTCAGGCAGCTTCTGGAGACGCTCCGGCCCAATCCGGCGTACGTCGTGAGCCGCACCTACGACCTGCTGGCGGCCAATCCCGGCGGGCTGCGGCTGCTCCACGGCATCGCCGACTGGCCGGAGCCGCAGCGGAACACCGTCCGGTACACCTTCCTGCACCCGGCTGCCCGCGAGCTGTGGACGGACTGGGAACAGAAGGCCAAGGGGTGCGTCGCCCAGTTGCGGGCGATCGCCGGCACCGATCCGGACGCCCCGGATCTCGCCTCACTCGTCGGTGAGCTGATCGTCAAGAGCCCCGACTTCAACCGGCTCTGGGAGCGGTACGAGGTGCGCACGATCGGCGACGGCAAGAAGACGCTCCGGCACCCGGAGGTCGGCACGATGACGCTCTCGCACGAGGGGCTGTCCCTGAACCGCGCACAAGGCCAGCGCCTCGTCGTCTACATGGCGCCGCCCGGCAGCCCGGACCACGACGCGATGACGCTCCTCGACCTCGCCGCCTCCGGCGCGTCCGGCGACTCCGGCGACGGCGAGACGGCGCCCGTCGCACCCTCCCGGGGGGTGCCGTCAAGGATCGACGCACCAGGGGCGAAGTAG